A stretch of Electrophorus electricus isolate fEleEle1 chromosome 3, fEleEle1.pri, whole genome shotgun sequence DNA encodes these proteins:
- the LOC113571607 gene encoding adenosine receptor A1-like: MASSGDVIYMILEVLIAVGCCAGNALVIWAVWMCGALKHATFCFIVSLAVADFLVGVVTVPVSMLVDIHVKTSFYSCLFMCCMVIVLQVASVAFLLAIAVDRCLRVCIPLRYKCTVTRKRSWMVVALCWIVSTVLGCIPMFGWHNSLDGTTNSLMECSFLTAMPMSFLVNLIFFGTLLPPLAVMIGLYFHIFLVAKKQLRANVGISTESSTFYQKESKLAASLALVLVLFAVCWLPLYLMHTVNFYSPKPIVSDKIVNIGVLLSHANSVVNPIVYAFKIPKIKKAYKKLWMSLSCGRKQQQAE; encoded by the exons ATGGCTAGCAGTGGAGATGTGATCTACATGATACTGGAAGTGTTGATAGCTGTGGGTTGCTGCGCGGGTAACGCGCTGGTGATCTGGGCCGTGTGGATGTGCGGGGCACTTAAGCATGCCACCTTCTGTTTCATCGTGTCCCTGGCCGTGGCGGACTTCTTGGTGGGGGTCGTGACCGTCCCTGTGTCCATGCTGGTGGACATCCATGTGAAGACCTCCTTCTACAGCTGCCTGTTCATGTGTTGTATGGTGATAGTGCTGCAGGTGGCTTCGGTGGCCTTCCTGCTGGCCATCGCTGTGGACAGATGTCTCCGTGTTTGTATCCCCCTCAG ATATAAGTGCACTGTCACTCGAAAACGCTCTTGGATGGTGGTGGCACTATGCTGGATCGTTTCGACTGTGCTTGGTTGTATCCCCATGTTTGGCTGGCACAACTCTTTGGATGGTACAACAAACTCTCTAATGGAGTGCAGTTTCTTAACGGCTATGCCCATGTCATTTTTAGTCAACCTAATTTTCTTTGGAACTTTACTACCTCCTTTGGCTGTCATGATTGgcctttattttcatatctttCTGGTCGCTAAAAAGCAGTTAAGAGCAAATGTAGGTATATCTACTGAGTCCAGCACTTTTTATCAAAAGGAAAGCAAACTGGCTGCCTCACTGGCTCTGGTCTTAGTTCTCTTTGCTGTTTGTTGGCTCCCTCTATACCTTATGCACACTGTAAATTTCTATAGTCCGAAGCCTATAGTGTCTGATAAGATAGTTAACATAGGTGTGCTACTGTCTCATGCTAATTCAGTAGTTAACCCCATAGTATATGC